The genomic DNA CCTTTTCAGCAACTGAATGCCCATAGCAGCCCCCTGCTGTTCGGAATCAGACACCTGAACGTTCGGAAACAGACACCCAAACGCATGAAGTGCCGGCCTATACCTGCAAACACCCCACTGGTGCTTTTATTTTGATGAAGTATACCTATCGTCAGTTAACAGGAAGAGGCGGTCCCGCTGCTCCCCGCCTCCTGCACACAGAATTATATAAGGTCGCGCTGATATTTCCGTATTAGCAAAGTAAATTGTAAATTTACTTTCGACATCTTTTTTGTTGTACTGAGAGCCTGTACAGAAGCTGCTACCAGTGCAGGAATAACGAACCTAAAACAATAACACAGTGAGCGAAACTAAAACTAAGTTCAGAGCCGGCGTACTATACGGAGATGAAGTAACAGAATTGTTTAAGTATGCCAATGAAAATAACTTTGCCCTTCCGGCAGTAAACGTCATCGGCACCAACTCTATCAACGCCGTGCTGGAAACAGCCCGCGATGTTAATTCACCCGTGATCATTCAGTTTTCGCACAGCGGTGCCCAGTTCGTAGCGGGCAAAGGCCTGGCGAACGATCAGCAGAAAGCAGCCATTGCCGGTGCTATTTCCGGTGCCCACCACGTGCACCTGATGGCCGAAGCCTACGGCGTGCCAGTCGTATTACATACCGACCATGCCGCTAAAAAACTGTTGCCGTGGATAGATGGCCTGCTGGATGCCGGTGAGAAATTTTTTGCCGAGCACGGCAAGCCTTTGTTCAGCTCGCACATGCTGGACCTCTCCGAAGAGCACATCCAGGAAAACGTGGAAACCTGCGCTTCTTACCTGAAGCGCATGGATCGCATGGGCATGACCGTAGAAATTGAGCTGGGTGTGACCGGTGGCGAGGAAGATGGCGTAGACAACTCTGATGTGGACAGCAACCGCCTTTACACGCAACCAGAAGAAGTAGCTTTTGCCTACGAAGAACTCAAGAAGATCAGCCACCGCTTTACCATCGCGGCAGCTTTTGGCAATGTGCACGGCGTGTATAAACCAGGCAACGTGGAGCTGCGTCCGGAAATCCTGAAAAACTCGCAGGAATTTATTCAGCAGAAGTATGGCACCGGCCCTAACCCGGTAAACTTTGTATTCCATGGTGGTTCCGGCTCAGAGAAGGCCAAGATCAAGGAAGCGATCGAATACGGCGCCATCAAAATGAACATTGATACTGACATGCAATGGGCGTTCTGGGAAGGCATCAAAAACTACTATGAAGCCAACAAAGCTTATTTGCAGGCACAGCTGGGCAACCCAACCGGCGATGATGCCCCGAATAAGAAATACTACGATCCACGGGTATGGCTGCGCAAAGGCGAGGAGACGTTTATTGAGCGCCTGAAAGAAGCTTTCACCGACCTGAACGCGAACAACCGTAACTAGAATAAAGATTTAACTTATGAGAAAAGGCGAGGTATAACCTTCGCCTTTTCTTTTTTATACTTTCTTACTTGCGGGCTTGCAGCCACTGGAAGATGTTCTCAGTGTCGTCTTTGCGGCACAGCTCCGAACCGGACGTCATGGTAGCCGCCGTACCGGCCGCCACGCCGTAGCGTACCACATCGTCCATCGAGCATCCTTTGATCAAACTCAGCACCATGCCGGCTACCATACTATCGCCGGCTCCAACGGCACTTTTCTGGGGCACTGTGGGCGGAACGACAT from Pontibacter liquoris includes the following:
- the fbaA gene encoding class II fructose-bisphosphate aldolase → MSETKTKFRAGVLYGDEVTELFKYANENNFALPAVNVIGTNSINAVLETARDVNSPVIIQFSHSGAQFVAGKGLANDQQKAAIAGAISGAHHVHLMAEAYGVPVVLHTDHAAKKLLPWIDGLLDAGEKFFAEHGKPLFSSHMLDLSEEHIQENVETCASYLKRMDRMGMTVEIELGVTGGEEDGVDNSDVDSNRLYTQPEEVAFAYEELKKISHRFTIAAAFGNVHGVYKPGNVELRPEILKNSQEFIQQKYGTGPNPVNFVFHGGSGSEKAKIKEAIEYGAIKMNIDTDMQWAFWEGIKNYYEANKAYLQAQLGNPTGDDAPNKKYYDPRVWLRKGEETFIERLKEAFTDLNANNRN